One Nostocoides sp. HKS02 genomic window carries:
- a CDS encoding GMC oxidoreductase, producing MSASSAPADYDVLVVGSGFGGSVTALRLAEKGYRVHVVESGRRFRDEDFAKTSWDLRNYVWAPRLKCFGVQRIHRLPDVVILAGAGVGGGSLNYANTLYVPPAPFFADHQWADITDWQRELAPHYAMASTMLGVVTNPCEGVVEDVMRATARDLGVEDTFRKTPTGVFYGMPGRRVPDPYFGGAGPDRTGCTECGNCMVGCRVGAKNTLVKNYLALAERLGVTIEPLRTVVRVAPRAGGGYAVTHEASGAWFRRARHTVTADQVVFAGGAWGTQKLLHAMRQTGVLPRISARLGHLTRTNSEALNGVMMEKASPAADLSRGVAITASFHPDADTHVENVRYGKGSNAMGVMATILVPGGWLPRPLRFVVEAVRHPVIFVRSLSQYRWSERTVIGLVMQSRDNSLQVRGRVGLFGGRGLTSRQGHGEPNPTYIPAGQTAMVALARRLSEATGLRAFAGSSIGEIVNIPMTAHFLGGATIGSSPERGVIDGYHRIWGYPDLHVVDGSAVSANLGVNPSLTITAQAERAMSLWPNKGEADPRPSQREPYAVVEPVRAGRPAVVRYTHESAVV from the coding sequence GTGAGTGCGAGCTCGGCGCCGGCTGACTACGACGTCCTCGTCGTGGGGTCCGGCTTCGGCGGGTCGGTGACGGCGCTGCGCCTGGCCGAGAAGGGGTACCGCGTCCACGTCGTCGAGTCGGGCCGGCGCTTCCGAGACGAGGACTTCGCCAAGACCTCGTGGGACCTGCGGAACTACGTGTGGGCGCCCCGGCTGAAGTGCTTCGGCGTCCAACGGATCCACCGCCTGCCCGACGTGGTCATCCTCGCCGGTGCCGGCGTGGGTGGCGGGTCGCTCAACTACGCCAACACGCTCTACGTGCCGCCGGCGCCGTTCTTCGCCGACCACCAGTGGGCCGACATCACCGACTGGCAGCGCGAGCTCGCCCCGCACTACGCGATGGCCTCGACGATGCTCGGCGTCGTCACCAACCCCTGCGAGGGCGTCGTCGAGGACGTCATGCGGGCCACGGCGCGCGACCTCGGGGTCGAGGACACCTTCCGCAAGACGCCTACCGGCGTGTTCTACGGGATGCCGGGACGACGGGTCCCGGACCCCTACTTTGGCGGCGCCGGGCCGGACCGCACGGGGTGCACCGAGTGCGGCAACTGCATGGTCGGCTGCCGGGTCGGCGCGAAGAACACCCTCGTCAAGAACTACCTCGCCCTCGCCGAGCGACTCGGGGTCACCATCGAGCCGTTGCGCACGGTGGTGCGGGTCGCGCCCCGCGCCGGCGGTGGGTATGCCGTGACCCACGAGGCGAGTGGCGCGTGGTTCCGCCGCGCGCGGCATACGGTCACGGCCGACCAGGTCGTGTTCGCGGGCGGCGCCTGGGGCACCCAGAAGCTCCTCCATGCCATGCGCCAGACGGGGGTCCTGCCGCGGATCTCCGCGCGCCTGGGCCACCTCACGCGCACCAACTCCGAGGCCCTCAACGGCGTGATGATGGAGAAGGCCAGCCCCGCGGCCGACCTGTCGCGGGGGGTCGCCATCACCGCGTCGTTCCACCCGGACGCCGACACCCATGTCGAGAACGTGCGCTACGGCAAGGGTTCCAACGCCATGGGTGTCATGGCCACGATCCTCGTGCCCGGCGGGTGGCTGCCGCGGCCGCTGCGGTTCGTCGTCGAGGCGGTGCGGCACCCCGTGATCTTCGTGCGGTCGCTGTCGCAGTACCGCTGGAGCGAGCGGACCGTCATCGGCCTGGTCATGCAGTCGCGCGACAACTCGCTGCAGGTGCGCGGTCGGGTCGGCCTCTTCGGCGGCCGGGGGCTCACCTCGCGCCAGGGCCACGGGGAGCCCAACCCGACGTACATCCCCGCGGGGCAGACGGCGATGGTGGCCCTGGCCCGCAGGCTCAGCGAGGCCACCGGGCTGCGTGCCTTTGCCGGTAGCAGCATCGGCGAGATCGTGAACATCCCGATGACCGCGCACTTCCTCGGCGGGGCGACGATCGGGTCGAGCCCGGAGCGCGGCGTCATCGACGGGTACCACCGCATCTGGGGTTACCCCGACCTGCACGTCGTCGACGGGTCGGCCGTCTCGGCGAACCTCGGCGTCAACCCCTCGTTGACGATCACGGCCCAGGCCGAGCGCGCGATGTCGTTGTGGCCCAACAAGGGCGAGGCCGACCCGCGGCCCTCGCAGCGGGAACCGTATGCCGTCGTCGAGCCGGTCAGGGCGGGGCGCCCTGCGGTGGTGCGGTACACCCACGAGAGCGCTGTGGTCTGA
- a CDS encoding SURF1 family protein, with translation MLRTALKPRWLGLFALLVALVVTFVQLGLWQLHVAEDKGLADSLRAAHDARPAVVDTVITPHQPFPNPQSGRTVTAVGRYAASDQLVVGPRRLDGRSGYWVVTPLDVASSGARLVVVRGFVTSLTAVGLPPTGQVTVDGSLAPGESPADAPAGLPVGAPPALGSIDLSILVNRWPTQLYNAFVFAQSERSATGADVTPAAGLQRVPPPQVGGGLKWRNAAYAVQWWMFAAFAAFMWFRMVRDDAARD, from the coding sequence GTGCTGCGAACCGCCCTCAAGCCCCGCTGGCTGGGCCTGTTCGCACTCCTGGTTGCCCTGGTGGTGACGTTCGTCCAACTCGGCCTCTGGCAGCTCCACGTCGCCGAGGACAAGGGTCTGGCCGACTCGCTCCGCGCCGCGCACGACGCGCGACCAGCCGTCGTGGACACCGTCATCACCCCGCACCAGCCCTTCCCGAACCCCCAGTCCGGGCGTACGGTCACCGCCGTCGGCCGGTATGCCGCGAGCGACCAGCTCGTGGTCGGTCCGCGCCGCCTCGACGGCCGCAGTGGCTACTGGGTCGTGACACCGCTGGATGTCGCCAGCAGCGGGGCCCGCCTCGTGGTCGTGCGCGGGTTCGTCACCTCGCTCACCGCGGTCGGCCTGCCACCAACGGGCCAGGTCACGGTGGACGGCTCGCTCGCTCCGGGGGAGTCGCCGGCCGACGCGCCCGCGGGCCTTCCGGTCGGTGCGCCACCGGCCCTCGGGTCGATCGACCTGTCGATCCTGGTCAACCGCTGGCCGACCCAGCTCTACAACGCCTTCGTGTTCGCCCAGTCCGAACGGAGCGCCACCGGCGCCGACGTGACGCCCGCGGCCGGCCTGCAGCGGGTACCACCGCCGCAGGTGGGGGGCGGGCTGAAATGGCGCAACGCGGCATACGCCGTGCAGTGGTGGATGTTCGCGGCCTTTGCCGCGTTCATGTGGTTCAGGATGGTGCGCGATGATGCTGCCCGTGACTGA
- a CDS encoding Mur ligase family protein: MLRTTAAVVAGKAARAASRLRGGGSALPGLVAERLDPGFLTHALSEVRGGIVVVSGTNGKTTTTKMLVAVLRAHGHTVFTNPTGSNFTRGVISSMLGELPLRGRLQADLAVLELDEAHALKFAAAVRPTHSLLLNVARDQLDRFAEIDHTAQLLATLAEQTTTGVVLNLDDSFVSRIRDRVSDGVQVTYFGVDASIADRLPELQEQDVRFDDGFTPPVAGPDDGLLKPSDERTFEVLFGGRAVGPLELQQRGLAAMINATAATTTARALLGADFDPELTAQALRAVTPPFGRGEVVMVDGQPLELVLVKNPAGFTVALGTYGSTPVATMIAINDNYADGRDVSWLYDVSFESLRSRGVGVTSGVRGYDMALRLQYDDVPVAVVETELDRALDLFLARHPDEPKRIFCTYTAMMALRRTLAARYDLPDIGEEAS; encoded by the coding sequence GTGTTGAGGACGACGGCGGCCGTGGTCGCGGGCAAGGCGGCACGGGCCGCGTCGCGACTGCGCGGCGGGGGATCGGCGCTACCCGGGCTGGTCGCCGAGCGGCTCGACCCGGGATTCCTGACCCACGCGCTCTCCGAGGTCCGCGGCGGCATCGTCGTCGTGAGTGGCACCAACGGCAAGACCACGACCACCAAGATGCTCGTGGCGGTGCTGCGCGCCCACGGCCACACGGTCTTCACGAACCCCACGGGGAGCAACTTCACCCGCGGCGTCATCTCCTCGATGCTCGGCGAGCTGCCGCTACGGGGTCGGCTCCAGGCAGATCTTGCGGTCCTCGAGCTCGACGAGGCGCACGCCCTGAAGTTCGCGGCGGCGGTGCGGCCGACCCACTCGCTGCTGCTCAACGTCGCCCGCGACCAGCTCGACCGGTTCGCCGAGATCGACCACACCGCGCAGCTGCTCGCGACCCTCGCGGAGCAGACCACCACCGGCGTGGTGCTCAACCTCGACGACTCGTTCGTCTCCCGGATCCGCGACCGGGTGTCCGACGGGGTGCAGGTCACCTACTTCGGCGTGGACGCGTCCATCGCCGACCGGCTGCCCGAGCTTCAGGAGCAGGACGTCCGGTTCGACGACGGCTTCACGCCACCGGTTGCCGGGCCTGACGACGGGCTGCTCAAGCCGTCCGACGAGCGGACGTTCGAGGTGCTGTTCGGCGGTCGCGCGGTCGGGCCGCTGGAGCTCCAGCAGCGCGGACTGGCCGCCATGATCAACGCCACCGCCGCGACGACCACCGCTCGGGCCCTGCTGGGCGCCGACTTCGACCCCGAGCTGACCGCACAGGCGCTGCGCGCGGTGACGCCGCCGTTCGGCCGCGGTGAGGTGGTCATGGTCGACGGCCAGCCGCTCGAGCTGGTCCTCGTGAAGAACCCCGCCGGGTTCACGGTCGCGCTCGGCACCTACGGCTCGACGCCGGTCGCGACCATGATCGCGATCAACGACAACTACGCCGACGGTCGCGACGTCTCGTGGCTCTACGACGTGAGCTTCGAGAGCTTGCGCTCGCGCGGGGTGGGCGTGACCAGCGGCGTGCGGGGGTACGACATGGCGCTCCGGCTGCAGTACGACGACGTGCCCGTGGCTGTGGTCGAGACCGAGCTGGACCGCGCGCTGGACCTGTTCCTGGCCCGGCATCCGGACGAGCCGAAGCGCATCTTCTGCACCTACACGGCGATGATGGCGCTGCGTCGCACGCTGGCCGCCCGGTACGACCTGCCCGACATCGGCGAGGAGGCGTCATGA
- a CDS encoding type 1 glutamine amidotransferase codes for MSKGEIHVVHLYPREMSIYGDLGNTRCLASRIRRHGYTPVVHQHHPGGEFPEQAHLVLGGGGQDSGQVRVEADLEQIADRLRSLAQAGTPMLMICGMYQLFGNAFITVEGKRLPGLGILDVTTQGNAKRMIGPVVLSTEFGDVVGYENHSGSTTLGAGQAPFGTVRSGLGNNGTDGTEGARTGNVVGSYLHGPILPANPALADALIGLAAELATGAPFELAAQDDHFADEARTRQVRRLVKRG; via the coding sequence ATGAGCAAGGGTGAGATCCACGTCGTCCACCTCTACCCGCGTGAGATGAGCATCTACGGCGACCTCGGCAACACCCGCTGCCTCGCCTCCCGGATCCGTCGCCACGGCTACACCCCGGTGGTCCACCAGCACCATCCCGGTGGCGAGTTCCCCGAGCAGGCCCACCTGGTCCTCGGGGGCGGCGGACAGGACTCCGGGCAGGTGCGCGTCGAAGCCGACCTCGAGCAGATCGCCGACCGGCTGCGGTCGCTGGCGCAGGCAGGCACACCCATGCTCATGATCTGCGGGATGTACCAGCTGTTCGGCAACGCCTTCATCACCGTCGAGGGCAAGCGCCTGCCGGGGCTCGGCATCCTCGACGTGACCACCCAGGGCAACGCCAAGCGGATGATCGGGCCCGTCGTGCTGTCCACCGAGTTCGGCGATGTCGTCGGCTACGAGAACCACTCCGGCTCGACGACCCTCGGCGCGGGGCAGGCACCGTTCGGGACCGTGCGCTCCGGACTCGGCAACAACGGCACCGACGGCACCGAGGGCGCGAGGACGGGCAATGTCGTCGGCTCCTACCTCCACGGTCCGATCCTGCCGGCGAACCCGGCCCTCGCCGACGCGCTCATCGGGCTGGCCGCCGAGCTGGCCACGGGGGCGCCGTTCGAGCTGGCGGCGCAGGACGACCACTTCGCCGACGAGGCGCGCACCCGCCAGGTGCGACGTTTGGTCAAGCGCGGCTGA
- a CDS encoding DUF3817 domain-containing protein, which translates to MTDIKDPASTLKALTLFKVMAILSGLALFVLIAIIVLNGGFGKGGASAVWSPIHGMIYFVYVISIANLGFKVGWSLPKMVGIMMTGFVPLLPFWAERRFVAEVEARLAPARR; encoded by the coding sequence GTGACTGACATCAAAGACCCCGCGAGCACCCTGAAGGCCCTGACCCTGTTCAAGGTCATGGCGATCCTGTCCGGCCTGGCGCTGTTCGTGCTGATCGCGATCATCGTGCTCAACGGCGGGTTCGGGAAGGGCGGCGCCTCGGCCGTCTGGAGCCCGATCCACGGGATGATCTACTTCGTCTACGTCATCTCGATCGCCAACCTCGGGTTCAAGGTCGGCTGGAGCCTGCCCAAGATGGTGGGCATCATGATGACCGGCTTCGTGCCGCTGCTGCCGTTCTGGGCCGAGCGGCGCTTCGTCGCCGAGGTCGAGGCCCGGCTGGCCCCGGCCCGCCGGTAG
- a CDS encoding ABC transporter ATP-binding protein — protein MSSVWRHTRSLMTEHRRLFSRVLVLHALAALAALAGPWLVGRLVDAVSGRPGPSHLSVVDHLAVGLAVAVAAQTVLTWAARRLSFILGESVFAQLREQFIGRAVNLPLSTVERAGTGDLVARTTNDVEALSHVVRFGIPSLFVAGVTVVMTVVAALFTSPLATLPILLGLPFYWFSTRRYLRFAADGYLWERATYAQLNGVVAETVDGARTVDALSLADVRRARFHEALRECYRAERYTLGLRLRWFPSVILGYHVPTAGAVVWGGWLAMNGHVTAGAATAVTLYIHQLTGPLDEVLSWLDEIQVGATSLARVIGVGEVPPDRVATGARPDGSEIAVDGVRYAYRPGRDVLRGVSLDLRPGERLAIVGPSGAGKSTLGRLMAGIDGPREGRIEVGGVPLVDLELADLRGEVALVTQEHHVFVGTLADNLLLARPGASRDELASALRAVDALGWASLLPDGLDTTVGSGGHVLTEAQSQQLALARLVLADPHTLVLDEATSLLDPGAARHLERSLAAVVQGRTVVAIAHRLHTAHDADRVAVVEDGRVSEIGTHAELVAAGGPYAALWASWRDQGAATAPSGAAAATPGSVTQISPGRA, from the coding sequence ATGAGCTCGGTCTGGCGGCACACCCGGTCGCTCATGACCGAGCACCGCCGCCTGTTCTCCCGGGTGCTGGTCCTGCATGCGCTCGCGGCCCTGGCTGCGCTCGCCGGCCCGTGGCTCGTCGGTCGCCTGGTCGATGCCGTCAGCGGCCGCCCGGGGCCGAGCCACCTGTCCGTCGTGGACCACCTCGCCGTGGGGCTGGCCGTGGCGGTCGCGGCCCAGACCGTGCTGACCTGGGCGGCCCGGCGACTGTCGTTCATCCTCGGCGAGAGCGTGTTCGCCCAGCTGCGCGAGCAGTTCATCGGCCGCGCGGTCAACCTGCCGCTCTCGACCGTCGAGCGGGCCGGCACCGGTGACCTCGTGGCCCGCACGACCAACGACGTCGAGGCCCTGTCGCACGTCGTCCGGTTCGGCATCCCCTCGCTGTTCGTCGCGGGGGTGACCGTCGTGATGACGGTGGTCGCGGCGCTCTTCACCTCGCCGCTGGCGACCCTGCCGATCCTGCTCGGGCTGCCGTTCTACTGGTTCTCCACCCGTCGTTACCTGCGGTTCGCCGCCGACGGCTACCTCTGGGAGCGCGCCACCTACGCCCAGCTGAACGGCGTCGTCGCCGAGACCGTCGACGGCGCGCGCACGGTCGATGCCCTCTCCCTCGCCGACGTCCGCCGGGCGCGCTTCCACGAGGCGCTGCGAGAGTGCTACCGCGCCGAGCGCTACACCCTCGGCCTGCGCCTGCGGTGGTTCCCGTCGGTGATCCTGGGCTACCACGTGCCGACTGCCGGTGCGGTCGTCTGGGGCGGGTGGCTGGCGATGAACGGTCACGTGACGGCTGGGGCTGCGACGGCCGTGACGCTCTACATCCACCAGCTGACCGGCCCGCTCGACGAGGTCCTGAGCTGGCTTGACGAGATCCAGGTCGGGGCGACGTCGCTGGCCCGGGTCATCGGCGTGGGTGAGGTCCCGCCCGACCGGGTCGCGACCGGCGCCCGGCCCGACGGCTCCGAGATCGCCGTCGACGGCGTCCGCTACGCCTACCGACCGGGCCGCGACGTCCTGCGCGGGGTCTCGCTCGACCTGCGCCCGGGCGAACGGCTCGCGATCGTCGGGCCCTCCGGCGCCGGCAAGTCGACCCTGGGGCGGCTCATGGCCGGCATCGACGGACCCCGTGAGGGACGCATCGAGGTCGGCGGCGTGCCGCTGGTCGACCTCGAGCTCGCGGACCTGCGCGGCGAGGTCGCGCTCGTCACCCAGGAGCACCACGTCTTCGTCGGCACCCTGGCCGACAACCTGCTGCTCGCGCGACCGGGTGCGTCTCGTGACGAGCTTGCCTCCGCGCTGCGGGCCGTCGACGCGCTGGGGTGGGCGTCGCTCCTGCCCGACGGGCTCGACACGACGGTCGGCAGCGGCGGCCACGTCCTCACCGAGGCCCAGTCCCAGCAGCTCGCCCTCGCGCGGCTCGTGCTGGCCGACCCGCACACCCTGGTCCTCGACGAGGCCACCTCGCTGCTCGACCCGGGGGCCGCGCGTCACCTCGAGCGTTCGCTGGCCGCGGTGGTCCAGGGCCGCACCGTCGTCGCCATCGCACACCGGCTGCACACCGCCCACGATGCCGACAGAGTGGCGGTCGTCGAGGACGGCCGGGTGAGCGAGATCGGCACCCACGCCGAGCTGGTCGCCGCCGGCGGTCCGTATGCCGCGCTGTGGGCCTCGTGGCGCGACCAGGGTGCCGCGACGGCCCCCTCAGGGGCCGCGGCCGCCACCCCGGGGTCCGTCACCCAGATTTCTCCTGGCCGCGCGTAA
- a CDS encoding 1-acyl-sn-glycerol-3-phosphate acyltransferase: MSATDLVSRELMRHVLVGPPLRLATRLAVEGREHVPPRGALIVASNHLSFIDSIVIPLASGRQVHFLGKAEYFQGTGLRGAVVRWFHSAAGTIPVDRADPRAAAGSLELAEEVLRRGDAFGVYPEGTRSPDGRLHRGRTGVARMALATGATVVPCAVIGTDKVQPPGSNGFRPAKVTVRFGPPVDVDSLKETHQKAALLRAVTDAVMDAIGALSGQERSGLYASDVKARHTSPSP, from the coding sequence GTGAGCGCGACCGATCTCGTCAGCCGTGAGCTGATGCGGCACGTGCTCGTCGGTCCTCCGCTGCGGTTGGCCACCCGGCTGGCGGTCGAGGGGCGCGAGCACGTCCCGCCCCGTGGTGCCCTCATCGTCGCCTCCAACCACCTGTCGTTCATCGACTCGATCGTCATCCCGCTGGCGTCGGGTCGCCAGGTGCACTTCCTCGGCAAGGCCGAGTACTTCCAGGGCACCGGCCTGCGGGGTGCGGTGGTGCGGTGGTTCCACTCCGCGGCGGGCACCATCCCGGTCGACCGGGCCGACCCGCGTGCCGCAGCCGGCTCGCTCGAGCTCGCCGAGGAGGTGCTGCGCCGCGGCGACGCCTTCGGGGTCTACCCCGAGGGCACGCGCTCGCCTGACGGCAGGCTCCACCGCGGCCGCACCGGGGTCGCGCGCATGGCGCTCGCGACCGGCGCCACGGTGGTGCCCTGCGCCGTCATCGGCACCGACAAGGTCCAGCCGCCGGGGTCCAACGGCTTTCGTCCCGCCAAGGTGACCGTCCGGTTCGGCCCTCCGGTCGACGTCGACAGCCTCAAGGAGACCCACCAGAAGGCCGCGCTCCTGCGTGCGGTCACCGATGCCGTCATGGACGCGATCGGCGCCCTGTCCGGCCAGGAACGCTCGGGGTTGTACGCCTCGGACGTCAAGGCGCGGCATACGTCCCCTTCTCCGTGA
- a CDS encoding YihY/virulence factor BrkB family protein has product MRIVDRFDRFQRDRPWVALPIAVAYKYFDDQGSYLAALVAYYGLVSLFPLLLLLSSLLGFALQGNPHLQLEILTSTVSQFPVIGAQLRSTGLRGSGMGVLIGVLGSLYGALGVAQAMQNLMNVAWAVPRNRRPNPILARVRSLLLLATAGAAVIATTVLSALGAAAESFGASSFGVGVKALFILTAVVVNAGVFLLAFRIATARDVSWRRSAPGALSAAVAWQILQVFGALLVGNVLKNATAVNGVFGLVLGLVAWLYVTAVSIALSVELNVVLAKRLWPRALLTPFTDDVNLTRGDRRSYTDSAKAQRAKGFETVDVSFDNDGLNARRADHDSPSDGPGRVP; this is encoded by the coding sequence GTGAGGATCGTGGACCGATTCGACCGTTTTCAGCGGGACAGGCCCTGGGTCGCGCTGCCCATCGCCGTGGCATACAAGTACTTCGATGACCAGGGCAGCTACCTGGCCGCGTTGGTCGCCTACTACGGGCTGGTGTCCCTCTTTCCGCTCCTCCTGCTGCTGTCGTCGCTGCTCGGCTTTGCCTTGCAGGGCAACCCGCACCTGCAGCTGGAGATCTTGACCTCGACGGTCAGCCAGTTTCCCGTCATCGGGGCCCAGCTGCGCAGCACCGGACTGCGCGGCAGCGGGATGGGAGTCCTCATCGGCGTACTCGGCTCCCTCTACGGGGCCCTGGGCGTCGCTCAGGCCATGCAGAACCTGATGAACGTCGCCTGGGCGGTGCCGCGCAACCGGCGGCCCAACCCGATCTTGGCTCGCGTTCGCAGCCTCCTCCTGCTGGCCACGGCGGGCGCCGCGGTGATCGCGACGACCGTGTTGTCCGCTCTGGGGGCCGCGGCCGAGTCCTTTGGTGCCAGCTCGTTCGGGGTGGGCGTGAAGGCACTGTTCATCCTCACCGCAGTGGTGGTCAACGCCGGCGTGTTCCTGCTCGCCTTCCGGATTGCGACGGCCCGCGACGTGTCGTGGCGGCGGTCAGCCCCGGGCGCGCTGAGTGCGGCCGTGGCGTGGCAGATCCTTCAGGTTTTCGGCGCCCTGCTCGTCGGCAACGTCCTGAAGAACGCGACGGCTGTCAATGGAGTCTTCGGTCTCGTGCTCGGGCTGGTGGCGTGGCTGTACGTGACGGCCGTGAGCATCGCGCTCTCGGTCGAGCTCAACGTGGTGCTGGCCAAGCGCCTGTGGCCACGTGCCCTGCTCACACCGTTCACCGACGACGTGAACCTGACGCGGGGCGACCGCCGCAGCTACACCGATTCGGCCAAAGCCCAACGGGCAAAGGGCTTTGAGACCGTCGACGTCAGCTTCGACAACGACGGCCTCAACGCCCGCCGCGCCGACCACGACAGCCCTTCCGATGGGCCGGGGAGAGTCCCCTGA
- a CDS encoding ABC transporter ATP-binding protein: MRQIPFPDPGRPDTRSTVRFLLWVGRQQWRTQILGMVSGMVWMLSIALIPAALGRGVDEGIVGHDGTALVRWALVLVGLGAVAAAMASARHFFAVHNWLSASYRGAQLTALGAERAGPALTRAMPSGEVVAVFANDVMRLGGLYDVMGRLSGAVASYIVVGAILLAASPPLGWLVLAGGPVMLASLTLVVRPLQRRQAAQREEAGRLTTLGADTVAGLRVLRGIGGEHTFLRRYEQQSQRVRERGVHVAGIQAALDSAQVLLPGIFVVLVTWLGARQAVTGEITAGQLVAFYGYTAFLTMPLQTAIEVVDRGIRAHIAAGKMLRILAVTPDHDRARSSSVPVPAADADLHDPVSGTRIRGGVLTALVSARPEHSTAVADRLGRHGPGPHQTTWGGTRLDDLSLTEVRRQVVVSESDPRLFTGVLRDQLLTPTATAASERAGTATTTADAGDDRLIRTALDTASALDVLDAVPDGLDGLVEERGRSYSGGQRQRLALARALLTDAPVVVLVEPTSAVDAHTEARIAGRLAQHRRGRTTVVTTASPLMLGHADDVVLLEDGLAVARGTHRELLEHPAYRRIVIRGEEDDQ, translated from the coding sequence ATGCGCCAGATCCCGTTTCCCGACCCGGGCCGCCCCGACACCCGCAGCACCGTGCGGTTCCTGCTCTGGGTCGGCCGGCAGCAGTGGCGCACCCAGATCCTGGGCATGGTCAGCGGCATGGTCTGGATGTTGTCCATCGCCCTGATCCCGGCCGCCCTCGGTCGCGGGGTCGACGAGGGCATCGTCGGGCACGACGGCACCGCCCTGGTGCGCTGGGCCCTGGTCCTGGTCGGCCTCGGCGCGGTCGCCGCCGCGATGGCCTCGGCCCGGCACTTCTTCGCCGTGCACAACTGGCTGTCCGCCTCCTACCGCGGGGCCCAGCTGACAGCTCTGGGCGCGGAACGCGCCGGGCCGGCGCTGACTCGTGCCATGCCCTCGGGTGAGGTCGTCGCTGTCTTCGCCAACGATGTGATGCGCCTCGGCGGGCTCTACGACGTCATGGGACGGCTGTCCGGCGCGGTCGCGAGCTACATCGTCGTCGGTGCGATCCTGCTGGCGGCCTCACCGCCGCTCGGGTGGCTCGTCCTCGCCGGTGGCCCAGTCATGCTGGCGAGCCTCACCCTGGTCGTCCGTCCGCTCCAGCGCCGCCAGGCCGCACAGCGCGAGGAGGCCGGCCGGCTGACGACGCTCGGGGCCGACACCGTCGCGGGGCTGCGGGTGCTTCGCGGCATCGGGGGCGAGCACACCTTCCTGCGCCGGTACGAGCAGCAGTCGCAACGGGTGCGCGAGCGCGGCGTCCACGTCGCCGGCATCCAGGCCGCGCTCGACTCGGCCCAGGTGCTGCTGCCCGGCATCTTCGTCGTCCTCGTCACCTGGTTGGGGGCGCGTCAGGCGGTGACGGGTGAGATCACCGCGGGTCAGCTCGTGGCGTTCTACGGCTACACCGCGTTCCTCACCATGCCGCTGCAGACGGCCATCGAGGTCGTGGACCGCGGCATCCGGGCCCACATCGCCGCCGGGAAGATGCTGCGGATCCTGGCGGTCACCCCGGACCACGACCGTGCGAGGTCGTCGTCGGTGCCCGTGCCGGCAGCCGACGCCGACCTGCACGACCCCGTCTCAGGGACCCGCATCCGGGGCGGCGTGCTCACGGCGCTGGTGTCGGCGCGGCCCGAGCACTCGACCGCGGTAGCCGACCGCCTCGGCCGCCACGGCCCCGGCCCGCACCAGACGACGTGGGGTGGAACCCGGCTCGATGACCTCTCGCTGACCGAGGTGCGCCGCCAGGTGGTCGTCAGCGAGTCCGACCCCAGGCTGTTCACCGGCGTCCTGCGCGACCAGCTGCTGACGCCCACAGCCACTGCCGCGTCTGAGCGGGCTGGCACGGCGACCACCACCGCGGACGCCGGCGACGACCGGCTGATCCGGACCGCCCTCGACACGGCGAGCGCACTCGACGTCCTCGACGCCGTGCCCGACGGCCTCGACGGCCTCGTCGAGGAACGCGGCCGGTCCTACTCGGGCGGTCAGCGCCAGCGCCTGGCCCTGGCGCGGGCGCTGCTCACCGACGCGCCGGTGGTCGTGCTGGTCGAGCCGACCAGCGCCGTCGACGCCCACACCGAGGCGCGCATCGCGGGTCGCCTCGCCCAGCACCGGCGTGGTCGCACCACGGTCGTGACCACCGCGAGCCCCCTCATGCTCGGGCACGCCGACGACGTCGTCCTGCTCGAGGACGGTCTCGCGGTCGCCCGGGGCACCCACCGCGAGCTCCTGGAGCACCCGGCATACCGGCGCATCGTCATTCGCGGCGAGGAGGACGACCAGTGA